In a single window of the Coffea eugenioides isolate CCC68of chromosome 3, Ceug_1.0, whole genome shotgun sequence genome:
- the LOC113765194 gene encoding probable protein phosphatase 2C 40, producing MHGEVINDAKRGIEISFGYQCSYENDNNLSNGIDIPCAIKSQKTNGSFSYLSGAALSANATLANTNICNGLIGEEILPTWDSPNSFRRIPSSPSLSRLDLLSSSLQSSMSNLSCSPSTPNELYGYDSFSPKSTSAPKSDGFLNTTEVEVAGGAAGEDRVQAVCSEENRWLFCAIYDGFNGRDAADFLAGTLYDTIGYHLNLLDLELDQAVIKASDLSNANKYIPYVCEDDNCFVTRDSFVELEKSCGLIKERVLGSLQRALAQAENDFLHMVEQEMEDRPDLVSVGSCVLVVLLHGKNLYVLNVGDSRAVLATCSECSDMNSDDGLLAVQLSDTHTVDNEEEKAQLLQDHPHDSSIIVGGRVKGKLKVTRALGVGYLKKKHMNDVLMGILQVRNLLSPPYISVQPSLKVHEISDYDHFAVLGSDGLFDFFSNEEIVKLVYSYISSYPSGDPAKFLVEQLLVRAADCAGFTIEELMSIPAGRRRKYHDDITVIVIILGMNKRTSKASARLL from the exons ATGCATGGAGAGGTGATAAATGATGCAAAGAGAGGAATCGAAATTAGCTTTGGGTATCAATGCAGCTACGAGAATGATAACAATTTATCAAATGGAATTGACATCCCTTGTGCAATAAAAAGCCAAAAAACCAATGGTTCATTCTCTTATTTGTCTGGTGCTGCTTTAAGTGCCAATGCCACATTGGCGAACACAAACATTTGCAACGGATTGATTGGGGAAGAAATATTGCCAACATGGGATTCTCCTAATTCATTTCGGAGGATTCCCTCATCTCCATCTCTCTCAAGGTTGGATCTGTTATCATCTTCTCTTCAAAGTAGCATGTCAAACTTGAGTTGCAGTCCATCGACTCCTAATGAGCTATATGGCTATGATTCCTTTTCTCCAAAGTCAACTAGTGCTCCAAAGAGTGATGGCTTCCTGAACACAACAGAAGTAGAAGTTGCAGGCGGTGCTGCTGGAGAAGATCGAGTCCAAGCTGTTTGTTCTGAAGAGAATCGATGGCTCTTTTGTGCCATATATGATGGCTTCAATGGAAGAGATGCAGCTGATTTTCTTGCTGGAACGTTGTATGATACAATAGGATATCATCTTAACTTACTAGACTTGGAACTTGATCAAGCAGTTATTAAAGCATCTGACTTGTCAAATGCTAATAAATATATCCCTTATGTCTGTGAAGATGACAATTGCTTTGTGACTAGAGATTCATTTGTGGAGCTTGAAAAATCATGCGGTCTAATTAAGGAAAGAGTGCTTGGTAGTCTTCAACGTGCTCTTGCTCAAGCTGAGAATGATTTTCTACACATGGTTGAACAAGAAATGGAAGACCGCCCTGACTTAGTGTCTGTCGGATCTTGTGTATTGGTTGTACTTCTCCATGGAAAGAACTTGTACGTACTAAATGTAGGTGATAGTAGAGCTGTATTAGCGACATGCAGTGAATGCAGTGACATGAATTCTGATGACGGGCTACTAGCTGTGCAGCTCTCTGATACTCATACTGTAgacaatgaagaagaaaaagctcAACTTTTACAAGATCATCCTCATGACTCATCAATCATTGTAGGTGGAAGAGTCAAAGGGAAGTTGAAGGTCACTCGGGCGCTTGGAGTAGGCTACTTGAAGAAG AAGCATATGAATGATGTTTTGATGGGCATCCTTCAAGTTCGCAATCTTCTCAGTCCTCCCTACATATCTGTACAACCATCACTAAAAGTGCATGAAATTTCTGACTATGATCACTTCGCTGTTCTTGGGAGTGACGGTTTGTTTGACTTCTTCAGCAATGAAGAAATTGTAAAGCTTGTCTATTCTTATATTTCAAGTTACCCTTCTGGTGATCCAGCAAAGTTCCTTGTTGAGCAGCTTCTTGTAAGAGCAGCAGACTGTGCAG GTTTCACAATTGAGGAGTTGATGAGTATTCCAGCTGGTAGGAGGAGGAAATATCACGATGATATTACAGTAATCGTGATAATCTTGGGGATGAATAAGAGAACGTCAAAAGCATCTGCACGCTTATTATGA